A window of Streptomyces armeniacus contains these coding sequences:
- a CDS encoding globin domain-containing protein: KKKNKTNPKLSSRQRSARTPYAPAPPPTQPVQLRTPLPEYGPADDSTLIRRNLEEIEPVADSATAYFYALLFVQHPQLRELFPVSMDTQRDRIFRALLTAARLSDDPDVLTEYLSGLGRGHRKYGTQPEHYPAVGECLIAALTQYCTLTWSDESEAAWVRVYTTISQIMIDAAAEDEKRAPAWWNAEIVAHEMRTPGIAVLTVRPDQPYPFRAGQYTSIETPWWPRVWRHYSFASAPRSDGLLSFHVKAVPAGWVSNALVHRARPGDTVRLGPPSGSMTVDHSTDTGLLCLGGGTGIAPIKALVEDVAEHGRSRPVEVFYGARSDHDLYDLHTMLRLGDRHPWLSVRPVVSDVPLHGPGYGPGQPGGSAPLEGQLPDVIRQYGPWSAYDGYLSGPPGMIRSAVDALRGAGIPAHRIRHDSIDELVAAAQ; encoded by the coding sequence CAACCCTAAGCTTTCAAGCCGACAGCGGTCCGCCCGTACCCCGTACGCGCCCGCCCCGCCGCCCACCCAGCCGGTGCAGCTCCGCACCCCGCTCCCCGAGTACGGCCCGGCCGACGACAGCACGCTCATCCGCCGCAATCTGGAGGAGATCGAGCCCGTCGCCGACTCCGCCACCGCGTACTTCTACGCCCTGCTCTTCGTCCAGCACCCGCAGCTGCGCGAGCTGTTCCCCGTCTCGATGGACACCCAGCGCGACCGCATCTTCCGCGCGCTGCTGACCGCCGCGCGGCTGAGCGACGACCCGGACGTGCTGACCGAGTACCTGTCCGGGCTGGGCCGCGGCCACCGCAAGTACGGGACGCAGCCCGAGCACTACCCCGCCGTCGGCGAGTGCCTGATCGCCGCGCTCACCCAGTACTGCACGCTGACCTGGAGCGACGAGTCCGAGGCGGCGTGGGTACGGGTGTACACCACCATCTCGCAGATCATGATCGACGCGGCGGCCGAGGACGAGAAGCGCGCCCCCGCCTGGTGGAACGCCGAGATCGTCGCGCACGAGATGCGCACCCCCGGCATCGCGGTGCTGACCGTGCGCCCGGACCAGCCGTACCCGTTCCGCGCGGGCCAGTACACCAGCATCGAGACGCCGTGGTGGCCGCGCGTGTGGCGGCACTACTCGTTTGCGTCGGCGCCCCGCTCCGACGGGCTGCTCAGCTTCCACGTCAAGGCCGTGCCTGCGGGCTGGGTCTCCAACGCGCTGGTGCACCGCGCCCGCCCCGGCGACACGGTGCGGCTCGGGCCGCCGAGCGGCTCGATGACCGTCGACCACAGCACCGACACCGGGCTGCTCTGCCTCGGCGGCGGCACCGGCATCGCGCCGATCAAGGCGCTCGTCGAGGATGTCGCGGAGCACGGCCGGTCCCGCCCCGTCGAGGTGTTCTACGGCGCCCGCAGCGACCACGACCTGTACGACCTGCACACCATGCTGCGGCTCGGCGACCGGCACCCGTGGCTGTCCGTACGGCCCGTCGTCTCGGACGTCCCGCTGCACGGCCCCGGCTACGGGCCCGGGCAGCCGGGCGGCTCCGCACCACTGGAGGGGCAACTGCCGGATGTGATACGGCAGTACGGGCCATGGAGCGCGTACGACGGCTACCTGTCCGGACCGCCGGGGATGATCCGCAGCGCCGTCGACGCGCTGAGAGGCGCGGGCATCCCGGCCCACCGCATACGGCACGATTCGATCGACGAACTGGTCGCCGCCGCGCAGTAG